The following proteins come from a genomic window of Malus domestica chromosome 02, GDT2T_hap1:
- the LOC103413802 gene encoding disease resistance protein Roq1-like, which yields MGVRILSQRLHTKKALIILDDVGHVKHLNALCGHMTWFGLGSKIIITSRDERLLIEHEVEERYQVKELTDDEALGLFIQKSFKGNQVGKDFLELSKNFVVYANGFPLAIEVLGSSPFRRSNEEWSSALDGLKENPERKIIDVLKVSYDGLQQIEKKVFLDIACFFKGEDKHRITRILESSYGYHPVIDIKVLMEKCLLTPVGRKLSMHDMIQEMGWEIVCRERPEEVGSRSRLWLSKEITHVLESNMVRD from the coding sequence ATGGGAGTCCGGATATTAAGCCAGAGGCTACATACTAAAAAGGCTCTTATCATTCTTGATGACGTGGGTCATGTAAAACATCTGAATGCTCTCTGTGGTCACATGACATGGTTTGGTTTGGGGAGTAAAATCATAATCACATCAAGGGATGAACGTTTGCTGATTGAACATGAAGTGGAAGAAAGATATCAAGTTAAGGAATTGACTGATGATGAAGCTCTTGGGCTATTTATTCAGAAATCCTTTAAGGGAAACCAGGTTGGAAAGGATTTTCTCGAGCTATCTAAGAACTTTGTAGTATATGCTAATGGCTTTCCATTAGCTATTGAAGTTCTAGGTTCGTCCCCTTTCCGCAGAAGCAATGAAGAATGGTCAAGTGCATTGGATGGACTAAAGGAAAACCCTGAAAGAAAAATTATCGATGTGCTTAAAGTAAGTTATGATGGATTACAGCAAATAGAAAAGAAAGTATTTTTGGACATTGCATGTTTCTTTAAAGGGGAGGACAAGCATCGTATAACAAGAATACTGGAAAGTAGCTATGGCTACCATCCAGTCATTGATATAAAAGTTCTCATGGAAAAATGTCTTCTAACTCCGGTTGGAAGAAAATTATCGATGCACGATATGATACAAGAAATGGGTTGGGAAATTGTTTGTCGGGAGAGACCTGAAGAGGTGGGTAGCCGTAGCAGGTTGTGGCTTTCCAAAGAAATTACTCATGTTCTTGAAAGTAATATGGTAAGAGATTAG